In Zygosaccharomyces rouxii strain CBS732 chromosome D complete sequence, one DNA window encodes the following:
- the GIS4 gene encoding Gis4p (some similarities with uniprot|Q04233 Saccharomyces cerevisiae YML006C GIS4 CAAX box containing protein of unknown function proposed to be involved in the RAS/cAMP signaling pathway), protein MHKSVRVGDYFSNDDNGLWSWYLTNIRNGDFEELTRNQLKHSLFKRFLRTYLEPTLNERKDTKVLIVSIPEDVRRDITLLEYFLGDYLNLDNMEITKLTTSRIYNHENHYVVMDKENNFKNSNFLHFASTNIQTGKGFTGGELAGTTVAAQAEKNISPTESAKFRAGQGLEPSDDTEGDEESLVFNFTHRDHHLTHPLRANGKEQEEAVGVSPSWNPQQQQRLQEHNASNDEMASIDSYNLGSNSSRVVESFKGEPLTLTMTRTEDFSSSDEYDSLASSPSSSDTDLSSFESCSLMSILPSISIADSFGHFRLVLQSVLFINPTSNEIFTAIRQSNNKPTKADVDDDWLLYDSQFSMHNLQMLTLQDLSELNKGCPKVLFYSLVEVVDTPSLEDADTECATISNTASTSLSSAPTSTSVSCEPRVFFPSNVNGDNSGCRLAKGNTNSSTLGHRSIVTTNSAADWRRQSVESNASIRKYDSTAETYKGLNATHAVGIMERTRSTPLPTALKTISGSDRQRNKKWKGEFKRRGHGNAIRRFADDKGCIIC, encoded by the coding sequence ATGCACAAGTCCGTAAGAGTCGGAGATtacttttcaaatgatGACAACGGTCTTTGGTCATGGTACCTTACAAACATCAGGAATGGTGACTTTGAGGAGTTGACACGAAATCAATTAAAACAttcacttttcaaaagatttttacGTACCTATTTGGAACCTACGCTTAATGAAAGGAAGGATACCAAAGTCTTAATCGTGTCCATTCCTGAAGATGTTCGTAGAGATATAACACTGTTGGAATACTTTCTAGGCGATTATCTTAATTTGGACAACATGGAAATTACCAAATTAACCACTTCTCGTATCTATAACCATGAAAACCATTATGTCGTTATGGATAAAGAgaataattttaaaaaCTCAAATTTTTTACACTTTGCCAGTACCAATATTCAAACAGGAAAAGGTTTCACTGGTGGAGAGTTAGCTGGTACTACGGTTGCAGCACAAGCTGAGAAGAATATATCACCTACAGAGTCGGCGAAATTTAGAGCGGGACAAGGGCTGGAACCATCGGACGATACGGAgggtgatgaagaatctctggttttcaattttaccCATCGTGATCATCATTTAACACACCCGCTGCGAGCTAACGGcaaggaacaagaagaagcgGTAGGGGTATCTCCATCATGGAATCcccaacaacaacagcgaTTGCAAGAACACAATGCTTCCAACGATGAAATGGCATCGATCGATAGTTACAATCTTGGGTCAAATTCGTCACGTGTAGTGGAAAGTTTCAAGGGAGAGCCTCTTACTTTAACTATGACTAGAACAgaagatttttcatcatcggATGAGTACGATAGTTTGGCTTCGAGTCCTTCTTCAAGTGATACAGATCTCTCGTCTTTTGAGAGCTGCTCCTTGATGTCTATCTTACCGTCAATTTCTATTGCTGATTCGTTTGGTCACTTTAGATTGGTTCTACAATCTGTCTTATTCATAAATCCTACtagtaatgaaatttttacagCAATAAGGCAATCTAACAATAAACCTACTAAGGCCGACGTTGATGACGATTGGCTTCTTTACGATTCGCAATTTTCCATGCACAATTTACAGATGCTAactttacaagatttaAGTGAATTAAACAAGGGATGTCCCAAGGTCTTGTTTTACAGTCTTGTGGAAGTAGTTGATACACCGTCCCTGGAGGATGCAGACACTGAGTGTGCAACTATTTCTAACACGGCATCCACTTCTCTAAGTAGTGCTCCAACTTCAACATCTGTCTCGTGCGAACCTCGGGTTTTCTTCCCTTCAAATGTGAATGGTGATAATAGCGGCTGTCGCCTGGCAAAGGGTAATACAAATAGTTCTACCCTGGGACACAGATCTATCGTTACTACCAATAGTGCTGCAGATTGGCGGAGACAATCAGTAGAATCGAATGCCTCCATACGAAAATATGATTCTACAGCAGAAACTTACAAGGGACTTAATGCTACTCACGCTGTTGGAATAATGGAAAGAACACGAAGCACCCCTTTACCGACGGCTTTGAAAACAATCAGTGGTTCCGATCGACAACGaaataaaaaatggaaGGGGGAATTCAAACGTCGTGGACACGGCAACGCGATTCGTCGTTTTGCGGATGACAAAGGCTGCATCATATGCTAA
- the SIP1 gene encoding Sip1p (some similarities with uniprot|P32578 Saccharomyces cerevisiae YDR422C SIP1 Alternate beta-subunit of the Snf1p kinase complex may confer substrate specificity vacuolar protein containing KIS (Kinase-Interacting Sequence) and ASC (Association with Snf1 kinase Complex) domains involved in protein interactions), with protein MGNTPSAHQRVGRKGSENFQESNNSSNRYSQTKYLLEVDKGRQSSITSQLFPSRKTRHAPSGLGNLKRKTQNVVPHPPSLFKKNYSLEEASAGAQGPNNNNNDNHNVTLMAADDDPRDFNDTKTSTESVRENMAGLSIKSSNETGPMFFSPGPATPTVQPTKEEAIPPMDDNMIFHNRQSVVALKKNLEESEQPSSRSGSSANMETRTTPIDNRRLKPLPRQAVAAAITATATTAPATPNGRPSIDTDPESSDIDNISDDGYLHSKDIVLNQSLLHNVIKRDMKRKRDKETNDSNNNLVATKTLEQDGGTNNTSTNAFISKNSTLEPLGNHGNPKVHDVTINLESESPRGQSGLSYDSLELGHLQDVKKLKSIPHDMIMPHASAVGKIRPEVLQQHGKFYSMDSFEKGSVEHREVEDRNRNSSLSSLSSSPVSGSSQDVHVAIKWRDHLPVDGTNRMSMVSEDIASTLSFERQKHGARNTFPMRYEEETKEWVVPDLVLPVGVYRLQFLINGELTHSNYLPTATDSVGNFVNWFEVIPGYEKVEPYRDEVELDSGQPLNAGNNGIAGSVLSLENQGSEGTVLMEPVPGKVNVRPPLASMHHSSNRVIRSNTPYSDYTGISRSSSALRKSPINCTTSSLDLHTALQPKKYKYSNEIPELFKTAPITKANDENEDFTFGHMEPPTYDWARGHPSSNAGFGNQVVDCNQDELFTELQQGGLLDAETAEQLFLEKYPVPDLPIYLNSYYLNRIISEFQKNNYPGGGSGGINHIIPHVNLNHLLTSSIRDEMISVGCTTRYEGKFITQVIYAPCYYENGRTLH; from the coding sequence ATGGGCAATACGCCGTCAGCTCATCAGAGAGTGGGTCGCAAAGGTTcagaaaattttcaagagTCTAATAATAGTAGCAATCGTTATTCACAGACGAAGTATCTTTTAGAGGTGGATAAAGGGCGTCAAAGTAGTATCACTTCACAACTGTTCCCAAGTAGAAAGACCAGACATGCACCGTCAGGTTTGGGTAATCTCAAAAGGAAAACTCAAAATGTCGTTCCTCATCCCCCTTCTCTcttcaaaaaaaattattctttAGAAGAGGCCAGCGCTGGCGCACAAGGTcctaataataataataacgataatCACAACGTTACTTTAATGGCAGCTGATGATGACCCAAGAGACTTCAATGATACAAAGACCTCTACTGAAAGTGTAAGAGAAAATATGGCAGGACTTTCTATTAAATCTTCTAACGAAACTGGGCCCATGTTTTTCAGTCCAGGCCCTGCAACACCAACTGTACAACCTACGAAGGAGGAAGCTATACCCCCAATGGATGACAATATGATATTTCATAACAGGCAGAGTGTGGTAGcgctgaagaaaaatttggaagaaagtGAACAACCTTCATCAAGATCAGGTTCCTCTGCTAATATGGAAACAAGAACCACTCCAATCGATAATAGAAGATTAAAGCCACTACCAAGACAagctgttgctgctgctatTACTGCTACAGCGACTACAGCTCCTGCCACCCCTAACGGGCGCCCTTCGATCGATACCGATCCTGAAAGTTCAGATATAGATAATATCAGTGATGATGGATATTTGCATAGTAAAGATATTGTTTTAAATCAATCTTTACTGCATAACGTGATTAAGCGGGATATGAAGCGTAAGAGGGATAAGGAAACAAAcgatagtaataataatctGGTTGCTACGAAGACACTCGAACAAGATGGCGGTACCAATAATACAAGTACGAACGCttttatttcaaaaaataGTACTTTGGAACCATTGGGTAATCATGGCAATCCAAAAGTTCACGATGTAACGATTAATCTGGAATCTGAATCTCCCCGTGGACAAAGTGGTCTTTCATATGATAGTTTGGAATTGGGTCATTTACAGGATGTAAAGAAGCTGAAATCCATTCCTCACGATATGATAATGCCACATGCTAGTGCCGTTGGGAAAATTCGTCCGGAAGTTTTGCAGCAACATGGTAAATTCTACAGTAtggattcttttgaaaaaggttCCGTGGAACACAGAGAAGTGGAAGATCGAAATCGAAACTCttcgttatcatcattgtcatcatcacctGTTTCAGGATCATCCCAAGATGTTCATGTTGCTATCAAATGGAGAGATCATCTACCAGTTGATGGTACAAATAGAATGAGCATGGTTAGTGAAGATATCGCATCTACCTTAAGTTTTGAAAGACAAAAACATGGAGCTCGTAATACATTCCCCATGAGAtacgaagaagaaactaaAGAATGGGTTGTACCTGATTTGGTGTTACCCGTGGGGGTTTACCGGTTACAATTTTTAATTAATGGTGAACTAACACATTCAAACTATTTGCCTACTGCTACCGATTCGGTAGGGAATTTTGTCAACTGGTTTGAAGTAATTCCTGGTTATGAAAAAGTAGAACCTTATCGAGATGAAGTGGAACTTGATTCTGGGCAACCATTAAATGCTGGAAATAATGGAATTGCAGGATCAGTATTGTCCCTTGAAAACCAAGGAAGCGAAGGAACCGTCTTGATGGAGCCTGTTCCTGGTAAAGTCAATGTAAGACCACCATTAGCTTCTATGCATCATTCTTCAAACAGAGTTATTAGATCCAATACGCCTTATTCAGATTACACTGGGATCAGTAGGTCTAGCTCTGCATTGAGAAAATCACCAATTAACTGCACCACTAGTAGCTTGGATCTGCATACTGCATTGCAACCTAAAAAGTACAAGTACTCCAATGAAATCCCTGAACTGTTTAAAACAGCACCAATTACTAAAGCTAACGATGAAAACGAAGATTTTACATTTGGGCACATGGAACCACCAACTTATGATTGGGCTCGTGGACATCCATCAAGTAATGCAGGATTCGGAAACCAAGTTGTAGATTGCaatcaagatgaattgTTCACTGAATTACAACAAGGCGGGCTCCTCGATGCAGAGACCGCTGAGCAGTtatttttggaaaaatatcCAGTACCAGATCTACCgatttatttgaattcttaTTATTTGAATAGGATTATAAGTGAAttccaaaagaacaattatCCAGGCGGTGGATCTGGCGGTATTAATCATATTATACCTCATGTCAACTTAAATCATTTGTTGACTAGCAGCATCAGGGATGAAATGATCAGCGTGGGTTGCACCACTAGGTATGAAGGTAAGTTCATCACGCAGGTGATTTACGCACCTTGCTACTACGAAAATGGTCGAACACTCCACTAA
- a CDS encoding uncharacterized protein (weakly similar to uniprot|P19880 YML007W Saccharomyces cerevisiae YAP1 bZip transcription factor required for oxidative stress tolerance), with amino-acid sequence MSTTSAKRPLEPTVSLDFAEDEADDSPTSDEPRKKGGKPGRKPLDSEAKSKRTAQNRAAQRAFRERKEKKMKELEDKVHALEELNQQSLVETEFLRSQLVTLVTELKRYRPENPNDSQVLQYLAKTENSKSDDSSQNKKDSESKEIEESVRRKMSFTFAFPWKNEFNNDHRNSEDKGNLSSHGEQQRSKQQHDNNNILMQFPSPGSSSKSSSQSSSSLKPKNGLSTPSNGDGIRKGSTGNNSSINQTNGSISSSNGFTPGSTSTGWMDNVFYNDDARQLPQFYQSNNNNENSRLFEDNTTMPGDYDSVTFSNQFNFNDKFDEQVSEFCTKLGQVCGTKDCPIPQKQKSSYSSPAVPKSPIVFSNTWDTPSEDPQQQLPTLEENLSDPSIRQTNAYSNTDGGDGDDEGIVVSMNSPEKNSELPFIDTSLAFPEEQDLFREQQPDNMFAEFIEHDPQRDTTNGNEGNTSPDQDEFLASGMVQEEPAVTTGEVKDNTNDNVKDGKIQDEGKEAPNSDVVVPSSDGKLLKCSEVWDRITSHPKYSDMDIDGLCQELMAKAKCSERGVVVQAEDVQYALNNRVE; translated from the coding sequence ATGAGCACTACAAGTGCAAAAAGACCATTAGAACCAACCGTAAGTCTTGATTTTGCggaagatgaagcagaTGATTCACCAACATCTGACGAACCCCGTAAGAAGGGCGGTAAACCAGGTAGGAAGCCTCTAGACAGTGAAGCAAAGAGTAAACGTACTGCGCAAAACAGAGCTGCCCAAAGGGCATTTAGAGAGCGTAAGgagaaaaagatgaaagaacTAGAGGACAAGGTGCATGCGTTAGAGGAGTTAAATCAACAGAGTCTTGTGGAGACAGAATTTTTAAGAAGTCAACTAGTAACGTTAGTAACTGAGTTGAAAAGGTATAGACCAGAAAATCCAAACGATTCACAGGTATTACAGTATTTGGCAAAGACTGAAAACAGTAAATCAGATGATTCTTCTCAGAACAAAAAAGATTCTGAATCTAAAGAGATCGAAGAAAGTGTACGGCGGAAAATGTCTTTCACGTTCGCTTTCCCCTGGAAGAATGAATTTAATAACGACCACAGGAATAGTGAAGACAAAGGCAATCTTAGTTCGCATGGCGAACAACAACGAtcaaaacaacaacatgACAACAATAATATATTAATGCAGTTCCCCTCACCGGGgtcatcatcaaaatcttcCTCGCAATCATCGAGTTCCTTAAAACCGAAGAATGGTCTTTCAACACCTTCGAATGGTGATGGTATTCGTAAAGGTAGCACTGGTAATAACAGTAGTATAAACCAAACTAATGGAAGCATTAGCAGTAGTAATGGGTTCACGCCTGGATCTACCTCCACAGGATGGATGGACAACGTTTTTTATAATGATGATGCACGACAACTACCgcaattttatcaatccaataataataatgagaATAGTAGGttatttgaagataatACGACGATGCCTGGAGATTATGATAGTGTCACATTttctaaccaattcaattttaatgaTAAGTTCGATGAGCAAGTGTCAGAATTTTGCACTAAGTTAGGTCAAGTATGTGGTACGAAGGATTGTCCAATACCACAAAAGCAAAAGAGTTCATATTCATCCCCAGCTGTACCAAAGAGTCCCATAGTATTCTCAAACACTTGGGATACGCCATCTGAAGATCCTCAGCAACAACTACCAACATTAGAAGAGAACTTATCTGATCCATCGATAAGGCAGACAAATGCTTATAGTAATACCGATGGcggtgatggtgatgatgagggTATTGTTGTTAGTATGAATTCACCCGAAAAAAATTCAGAGTTGCCTTTCATTGATACTTCACTCGCATTTccagaagaacaagatcTGTTTAGGGAACAGCAGCCGGATAACATGTTTGCAGAATTTATCGAACATGATCCACAGAGAGATACCACTAATGGAAATGAAGGTAATACATCTCCagatcaagatgaatttttggCATCGGGAATGGTTCAAGAGGAGCCGGCGGTAACAACAGGGGAAGTTAAAGATAACACTAATGATAATGTtaaagatggtaaaattcaaGATGAAGGAAAAGAGGCACCAAATTCTGATGTCGTCGTTCCATCTAGTGATGGTAAACTACTCAAATGTAGTGAAGTATGGGATAGAATCACCTCACATCCCAAATACTCAGATATGGATATCGATGGTCTATGCCAAGAGCTAATGGCAAAAGCCAAATGCTCGGAGAGGGGTGTTGTTGTACAGGCAGAGGATGTCCAGTATGCTCTAAATAATAGGGTAGAATAA
- the ERG6 gene encoding sterol 24-C-methyltransferase (highly similar to uniprot|P25087 YML008C Saccharomyces cerevisiae ERG6 Delta(24)-sterol C-methyltransferase), with translation MSATIQDTSDLRRRQAQFTEELHGDDIGSKSGFSAFISKNKSAQKEAVAKYLRHWDGKTDKEAEEKRLQDYNEGTHSYYNVVTDFYEYGWGTSFHFSRFYKGENFYASVARHEHYLAYKAGIQEGDLVLDVGCGVGGPASEIARFTGCNVVGLNNNDYQVAKANWNAKKFHLQDQLEFVKGDFMKMDFDDNTFDKVYAIEATCHAPKLEGVYGEIYRVLKPGGTFAVYEWVMSDKYDESNPEHRKIAYEIEVGDGIPKMFPAQVAREALKNVGFEVKVAKDLADNQDEVPWYYPLTGEWKFVQTFGDLATFFRTSYLGRKFTTFMVYLMELLGIAPQGSTKVTLALEEAAVGLVAGGRAKLFTPMMLFVARKPDDNKHV, from the coding sequence ATGTCTGCAACAATTCAAGATACTTCTGATCTAAGGCGGAGACAAGCTCAATTCACCGAGGAATTGCACGGTGATGATATTGGTTCAAAGAGCGGATTTTCCGCGTTCATTTCGAAGAACAAATCTGCTCAAAAGGAAGCTGTTGCCAAATATTTAAGACATTGGGATGGTAAAACTGAtaaagaagctgaagaaaaacGTTTGCAGGATTATAACGAAGGTACTCACTCCTACTACAATGTCGTTACCGATTTTTACGAATACGGTTGGGGTACTTCATTCCATTTCAGTCGTTTTTATAAAGGTGAAAATTTTTACGCTAGTGTAGCACGCCATGAACACTATCTAGCTTATAAGGCCGGTATTCAGGAAGGTGACTTAGTCCTCGATGTTGGTTGTGGTGTTGGTGGACCAGCAAGTGAAATTGCACGTTTCACAGGTTGTAACGTTGTTGGTCTAAACAATAATGATTATCAAGTCGCAAAGGCCAATTGGAATGCCAAGAAGTTTCACTTACAAgaccaattggaatttgTTAAGGGTGACTTTATGAAAATGGATTTCGATGATAACACTTTCGATAAAGTTTATGCCATCGAGGCCACATGTCACGCGCCCAAATTAGAAGGTGTTTACGGTGAGATTTACAGGGTATTGAAACCAGGTGGTACCTTTGCAGTTTACGAATGGGTTATGAGTGATAAGTACGACGAGAGTAATCCTGAACATCGTAAAATTGCTTATGAGATTGAAGTCGGTGATGGTATCCCCAAGATGTTTCCTGCTCAAGTTGCAAGAGAAGCATTGAAAAACGTGGGGTTCGAAGTTAAAGTAGCTAAAGATCTAGCCGACAATCAAGACGAGGTTCCATGGTATTATCCTCTAACGGGGGAATGGAAGTTTGTGCAAACCTTCGGAGATCTAGCCACGTTTTTCCGTACTTCTTACTTAGGTCGTAAGTTTACCACGTTTATGGTATACCTTATGGAATTATTGGGCATTGCACCACAAGGCTCAACTAAAGTGACATTGGCACTAGAAGAGGCTGCAGTAGGCCTCGTGGCAGGGGGTCGTGCCAAATTGTTCACCCCAATGATGCTCTTTGTTGCAAGGAAGCCAGACGACAATAAGCACGTTTGA
- the GIT1 gene encoding Git1p (similar to gnl|GLV|CAGL0A01243g Candida glabrata CAGL0A01243g and weakly similar to uniprot|P25346 YCR098C Saccharomyces cerevisiae GIT1 Plasma membrane permease mediates uptake of the phosphatidylinositol metabolite), producing the protein MSFYAAVDNRYLTKPVLRDVPYKADDLRYKVIGQSRKEIRWFDRKNRATALPNSELKEEELVDGQPRKKKRNFRKYGAILTTGAGLFSDGYINTSISTVSACLKRVYKDEYANSSAMQNVSSIAFAGTVIGQLFFGWFADYYNRKVSMVIGTSIIIVFSILCAGAWGVGTTATHAGGLFTAITAYRFFIGLGIGSEYSSGSPAAAEAANMLPAGKRNRYFIWFTNLMLDFGGIVASFAALVVLWICGANNLNTVWRVTLGIGAIPPMSLFVLRIFYRESDEFQKHKFNRCMPYWRIIKFYWFRVLTTSVIWFLYDFSSYAFNTYSTIIIQLVMGDDTSMYKSFGWNVVFTLFNVPGSILGSICADWWGPRITLTIGLVVQAIIGFALAGALETLKKHVAGFVVIYGIFTTFGEFSAGDNIGLLCATTVAAPVRGHLYGFSAAMGKIGAFVGTYVFPDIIKNAGGSGTTSGLQAPYWCASSLCVFSAIIGFFCLPDTDQEAALDEDRKFFEYLKSTGYDITQLGDTSSQDSSYDSESVTTETQAVKSKEGLEFAGETSGEIKKGSSEW; encoded by the coding sequence ATGTCTTTTTACGCGGCTGTTGACAATAGGTATCTAACCAAGCCAGTACTCAGAGATGTTCCATACAAGGCTGACGATCTCAGATATAAGGTGATAGGCCAgtcaagaaaagaaattagatGGTTTGATAGGAAGAACAGAGCAACCGCTTTACCTAACAGTGAGctaaaggaagaagaactaGTTGATGGTCAACCTCGTAAGAAGAAGCGTAACTTTCGTAAATACGGTGCCATTCTCACGACAGGTGCGGGTCTCTTCAGTGATGGATATATCAATacatcaatttcaactgTATCAGCATGTTTGAAAAGGGTTTACAAGGATGAATATGCGAATTCAAGTGCGATGCAAAACGTTTCGTCAATTGCATTTGCGGGAACCGTTATTGGACAATTGTTCTTTGGTTGGTTCGCAGATTATTACAATCGTAAAGTTTCTATGGTTATTGGTACTTCTATTATCATTGTTTTTTCCATTCTATGTGCAGGAGCGTGGGGAGTTGGTACTACAGCCACACATGCGGGTGGTTTATTCACTGCTATTACCGCTtatagatttttcattggtCTTGGAATTGGTAGCGAATATAGTAGTGGATCACCAGCAGCTGCTGAAGCTGCAAATATGTTACCAGCTGGTAAAAGAAATCGTTATTTCATTTGGTTTACTAATTTAATGCTTGATTTTGGTGGTATAGTGGCTTCATTTGCGGCATTGGTTGTTCTATGGATTTGTGGTGCTAATAATTTGAATACTGTTTGGAGAGTTACTTTAGGTATTGGTGCGATTCCTCCAATGTCGTTATTTGTCCTGCGTATTTTCTATAGGGAAAGTGATGAATTCCAAAAGCATAAATTTAATAGATGTATGCCATACTGGAGAATTATTAAATTCTACTGGTTTAGAGTTTTAACTACTTCCGTTATTTGGTTTCTTTATGATTTTTCATCCTATGCTTTTAACACCTATTCGACAATTATAATTCAACTTGTTATGGGCGATGATACATCCATGTACAAGTCCTTCGGTTGGAACGTCGTTTTTACACTTTTTAACGTCCCTGGGTCAATATTAGGATCAATATGTGCAGATTGGTGGGGGCCTCGTATCACATTGACTATAGGTCTTGTTGTACAGGCTATAATCGGTTTTGCACTGGCAGGCGCTTTAGAGACTTTAAAGAAACATGTAGCTGGATTTGTTGTCATCTATGGTATTTTCACTACGTTTGGTGAGTTTTCCGCAGGTGATAATATAGGTTTACTGTGTGCTACTACTGTTGCAGCTCCAGTTAGAGGTCATCTGTATGGTTTCTCAGCGGCAATGGGTAAGATTGGTGCTTTCGTGGGTACATATGTTTTCCCTGACATTATTAAAAACGCAGGTGGCTCAGGAACTACTAGTGGCCTTCAGGCACCTTACTGGTGTGCATCGTCCCTATGTGTCTTTAGTGCTATCATTGGGTTTTTCTGTTTACCGGATACTGATCAAGAGGCAGCATTAGATGAGGACAGAAAGTTCTTTGAGTACTTGAAAAGTACTGGCTACGACATTACTCAACTTGGTGATACCAGTAGTCAAGATTCTTCATATGATTCTGAATCTGTTACTACTGAAACTCAAGCCGTTAAGAGCAAAGAAGGTTTGGAATTTGCTGGTGAAACCAGTGGTGAAATCAAAAAGGGTTCTAGTGAATGGTAA
- a CDS encoding kinesin family protein (some similarities with uniprot|P28742 Saccharomyces cerevisiae YBL063W KIP1), with protein MSDRIKVVVRVKKPQGNLPIVCKVHGDTISLINDDKKAFRLSSPQKNAAKEFRYDHCFGSTDSVDRDQSIIYESLVRGYVLHTLEGYNSCILAYGQTGSGKTFTMMGEKGNEGIVPRFCRELFEVFHMCHQDDQESDIITDFQVKCSFFEIYNEQVIDLLSSLSQRKCKIRERHDHSTFVEGLEEIAVHNVEELISCIHKGNENRTVRSTNMNQESSRSHAIFHISVNQKETHKKTGTVVECHSTCKLVDLAGSERLGSAAADGKIRQEGTSINKSLSILGRVISLLAEGDRQRSQMIPYRESALTWILKENLGGNSNTCLVACVSPENYYESLSTLRYASLTKKVKTNATINSMSHIEQMEELKAKLRELQKMINDKKPTSAHQHTLERRMEDIQRANFFLEQRMAKESQLADQSLQTARYERDLLASMVLQMIESFNWNQPLNDQAAELWERSQKLQNSFQKDRSFFDVTLQKYFT; from the coding sequence ATGTCAGATAGGATCAAAGTAGTTGTGAGAGTTAAGAAACCTCAGGGGAATCTACCCATTGTGTGCAAAGTTCATGGAGATACCAtatcattgatcaatgatGATAAGAAGGCGTTTAGATTATCGTCACCTCAGAAGAACGCCGCCAAAGAGTTTAGATACGATCATTGTTTTGGCTCTACAGATTCTGTGGATAGAGATCAATCAATAATATATGAGAGCTTAGTCCGTGGTTATGTTTTACACACTTTGGAAGGTTATAACAGTTGTATATTGGCATATGGTCAAACCGGATCTGGTAAAACTTTTACCATGATGGGGGAAAAGGGTAATGAAGGTATTGTTCCCAGATTTTGTCGTGAATTGTTTGAAGTATTCCACATGTGTCATCAAGATGATCAAGAGTCTGATATAATCACCGATTTCCAAGTCAAATGTTCATTCTTTGAGATCTATAACGAACAAGTGATAGATTTACTATCATCTTTGAGCCAAAGGAAATGTAAGATACGAGAAAGACATGATCACAGTACTTTTGTAGAAGgtttggaagaaattgcagTTCATAATGTGGAGGAACTCATTTCTTGTATCCATAAAGGTAACGAGAACCGAACTGTAAGATCTACGAACATGAACCAGGAATCAAGCAGATCTCATGCTATCTTTCACATTAGTGTTAATCAAAAGGAGACTCATAAGAAAACGGGAACTGTCGTAGAATGTCATTCCACCTGCAAATTGGTTGATTTAGCAGGAAGTGAAAGATTAGGTAGTGCGGCCGCCGATGGTAAAATAAGACAAGAGGGAACGAGTATTAACAAATCATTGAGCATATTGGGTAGAGTAATTTCCCTATTGGCGGAAGGTGATAGACAGAGAAGTCAAATGATACCCTACAGGGAATCTGCACTCACTTGGATtctgaaagaaaatttggGCGGTAACAGTAATACATGCTTAGTTGCATGTGTGTCACCAGAAAACTACTACGAATCATTATCTACATTAAGGTATGCTTCTTTGACCAAGAAAGTAAAAACAAATGCAACCATTAATTCAATGTCACATATTGAACAgatggaagaattgaaggCGAAGTTACGTGAATTGCAAAAGATGATTAATGATAAGAAACCTACAAGTGCTCATCAACATACTTTGGAAAGACGCATGGAAGATATTCAAAGGGCtaattttttccttgaaCAAAGAATGGCCAAAGAATCTCAATTAGCTGATCAATCGTTACAAACCGCTAGATACGAACGAGATTTACTGGCTTCAATGGTTTTACAAATGATTGAATCattcaattggaatcaaCCTTTAAATGATCAAGCTGCTGAACTATGGGAACGCTCAcagaaattacaaaattcaTTCCAAAAAGATAGATCGTTCTTTGATGTTACATTACAAAAGTATTTTACTTAA